A single window of Rhizobium indicum DNA harbors:
- a CDS encoding pyridoxamine 5'-phosphate oxidase family protein: MTALQLNPDFAIADEQSLRALFEPTHALAIVKCQNSLGEHAQEFIRRSPFFCIGTQSSEGRADVSPRGDPPGFVKVLDERTLAIPDRPGNNRLDTLSNIIANPNVGLLFLIPGFDDTLRVNGRASLTHDPQLLTSMSVADRLPKLAIIVNVSEVFMHCAKAFRRSHLWSPDHFQDRTEMPSLIKIILDETTGAPKDGDEMRKMDEDLEQAYRKTLY; this comes from the coding sequence ATGACGGCCTTACAACTCAATCCAGATTTTGCCATCGCGGATGAGCAGTCGCTTCGGGCGCTGTTCGAGCCGACCCACGCTCTGGCAATCGTGAAGTGTCAGAATTCTCTTGGCGAGCACGCGCAGGAATTCATTCGGCGCTCGCCATTCTTCTGCATCGGCACGCAGAGTTCGGAGGGGAGGGCCGACGTCAGTCCTCGCGGCGACCCTCCGGGGTTCGTCAAGGTTCTTGACGAGCGCACCCTGGCGATCCCGGATCGACCTGGCAACAATCGTCTTGATACCCTAAGCAACATCATCGCCAACCCGAATGTCGGGCTATTGTTTCTTATCCCCGGTTTCGACGACACATTGCGCGTCAACGGGCGGGCAAGTCTGACCCATGATCCTCAATTGCTGACGAGCATGAGCGTTGCCGATCGTCTGCCGAAACTCGCGATCATCGTCAATGTAAGCGAAGTTTTCATGCATTGCGCCAAGGCGTTCAGACGGTCCCACTTGTGGAGCCCGGATCATTTCCAGGACCGCACCGAGATGCCCTCGCTGATAAAGATCATTCTGGATGAGACGACAGGGGCGCCGAAGGACGGGGATGAAATGCGAAAGATGGACGAAGACCTGGAGCAA
- a CDS encoding RidA family protein, whose product MTKREAIFPADRHALYEKHGYSAAIRSGDLLFVSGQVGSRSDGTPEPDFESQVRLAFDNLKATLSAAGCTLDDIVDVTTFHTDPENQFATIMAVKQEIFSKPPYPNWTAIGVNWLAGFDFEIKVIARIP is encoded by the coding sequence ATGACAAAACGCGAAGCAATCTTTCCAGCCGACAGGCACGCTCTTTACGAGAAGCACGGCTATTCCGCCGCCATCCGGTCCGGCGATCTGTTGTTTGTATCAGGACAGGTCGGCAGCCGTTCGGATGGAACACCCGAACCCGATTTCGAAAGCCAGGTGCGGCTTGCCTTTGACAACCTGAAGGCCACGCTGAGTGCTGCCGGCTGCACGCTGGATGATATCGTCGATGTCACTACTTTCCACACCGACCCCGAAAACCAGTTCGCAACGATCATGGCCGTCAAGCAGGAGATTTTCAGCAAGCCACCCTACCCGAATTGGACTGCCATCGGCGTCAACTGGCTCGCCGGCTTCGACTTTGAGATCAAGGTTATCGCCCGTATCCCGTGA
- a CDS encoding GlsB/YeaQ/YmgE family stress response membrane protein, translating to MENAGIGWIAAIVIGGIAGWLAELLMKSNMGVLMNVLLGIVGAIVANFVLSLFGVALGGWLGYLIAGFIGACILIAVARMVRRTA from the coding sequence ATGGAAAATGCAGGTATCGGCTGGATCGCCGCAATCGTCATCGGCGGCATTGCCGGCTGGCTCGCTGAATTGCTGATGAAGAGCAACATGGGCGTGCTGATGAACGTCCTTCTCGGTATTGTCGGCGCCATCGTCGCCAACTTTGTCCTGTCGCTCTTCGGCGTCGCCCTTGGCGGATGGCTGGGTTATCTGATCGCGGGCTTCATCGGAGCCTGTATCCTCATCGCTGTTGCGAGAATGGTCAGACGTACGGCCTGA
- a CDS encoding ArsR/SmtB family transcription factor — protein MIENDIFRALADPTRRAIFEKLAAGGMNASALREGMEISQPAMSQHLSVLRSAKLVREERQGRFVNYEVDPDGLALIAQWLAKYRAYWPARIEALKVLLKDMDQ, from the coding sequence ATGATCGAGAATGACATTTTCCGAGCCTTGGCTGACCCGACCCGCCGCGCGATCTTCGAGAAGCTGGCGGCGGGCGGCATGAACGCCAGTGCCCTGCGTGAGGGCATGGAGATTAGCCAGCCGGCAATGTCGCAACACCTCTCGGTTTTGCGGAGCGCAAAGCTCGTGAGGGAAGAACGGCAGGGGCGTTTCGTGAATTACGAAGTCGATCCGGACGGGCTGGCTCTCATCGCACAATGGTTGGCGAAATATCGCGCCTACTGGCCTGCCCGCATCGAAGCTCTCAAGGTCTTGCTGAAGGATATGGACCAATGA
- a CDS encoding ferritin-like domain-containing protein, whose translation MQGALHLSRRQSLQGLIVLGAGVALSGITRPSPVLAQDISDEDIFRFALNLEYMEAEYYLRGTTGMGIDAADAGSKPGDVVGGKQVSFETPAIGEFMQEVAENELAHVRFYRKTLGTNAVDRPAIDFDAGFKAVAEAAGLGPDFDPFSNETNFVLGGMLFEDVGVTAYAGAATVLKNKDFLAAAAGILAVEAYHMGMARSTLYRKGEEAWKAANAVSNARDKIDGSDDKDQGIQEDGKANIVPSTPDAIAFTRTPQEVLRIVYLTDKDGVSKGGFYPEGMNGTLKTT comes from the coding sequence ATGCAGGGCGCACTTCACCTATCCCGGCGTCAGTCGCTTCAGGGACTTATCGTACTTGGTGCCGGAGTGGCACTCAGCGGAATTACGCGGCCTTCGCCGGTATTGGCACAGGACATATCGGACGAGGACATTTTCCGCTTTGCGCTCAACCTCGAATATATGGAGGCTGAATACTACCTCCGCGGCACCACCGGAATGGGCATCGACGCAGCCGATGCCGGTTCGAAACCCGGCGACGTCGTTGGTGGAAAGCAAGTCTCGTTCGAGACGCCGGCCATCGGCGAATTCATGCAGGAAGTCGCGGAAAACGAACTCGCGCACGTCCGCTTCTACCGCAAGACGCTTGGAACCAACGCGGTTGACAGGCCGGCCATCGATTTCGATGCGGGCTTCAAAGCCGTCGCGGAAGCAGCGGGCCTCGGGCCGGACTTCGACCCCTTCAGCAACGAGACGAACTTCGTTCTCGGCGGGATGTTGTTCGAGGATGTCGGCGTCACCGCCTATGCCGGTGCGGCGACAGTTCTGAAAAACAAGGACTTCCTCGCCGCAGCCGCAGGCATCCTGGCGGTCGAGGCCTATCACATGGGAATGGCGCGATCTACGCTATACCGAAAGGGAGAGGAAGCCTGGAAGGCCGCCAACGCGGTCTCCAATGCCCGAGACAAAATCGACGGATCAGACGATAAGGACCAGGGGATCCAGGAGGACGGAAAAGCCAACATCGTTCCCTCGACGCCCGATGCGATCGCGTTCACCAGAACGCCGCAGGAGGTGCTCCGGATCGTCTACCTCACTGACAAGGACGGAGTGAGCAAGGGCGGCTTTTATCCGGAAGGGATGAACGGCACGCTCAAGACCACCTGA
- a CDS encoding TetR/AcrR family transcriptional regulator, whose amino-acid sequence MKLRDRMARKRSETMQENRVKLIAAARKAFAEKGYSAASMDELTAGVGLTRGALYHNFQDKRGLLAAVVDQIDTEMAVRAQEIGARAGNDWQGLLAEGAAYIEMALNPEVQRIVLLDGPAVLGDPSQWPSQNNCLQVTKSTVERLIAQGILKPLDPEAAARLLSGAALNAALWIAASEDPQSVLPKAVEAFHALAAGLLVERL is encoded by the coding sequence ATGAAATTGAGGGATCGAATGGCCAGGAAACGCAGCGAAACGATGCAGGAAAACCGCGTCAAATTGATCGCGGCGGCGCGAAAGGCTTTTGCGGAAAAGGGGTACTCCGCGGCATCGATGGACGAGCTGACGGCTGGCGTCGGTCTGACACGGGGCGCGCTTTACCACAACTTCCAAGACAAGCGTGGGCTGCTGGCGGCGGTTGTCGATCAGATCGACACGGAAATGGCAGTGCGCGCTCAGGAGATCGGGGCGCGCGCGGGTAATGATTGGCAGGGCCTGCTCGCCGAGGGTGCGGCCTATATCGAGATGGCGCTCAATCCGGAAGTGCAACGCATCGTTCTGCTCGACGGACCTGCAGTGTTGGGGGATCCCTCGCAGTGGCCGAGCCAGAACAATTGTCTGCAGGTGACCAAGAGCACGGTGGAGCGCCTGATCGCCCAAGGCATCCTCAAGCCGCTTGACCCGGAGGCGGCGGCCCGGTTGCTGAGCGGCGCGGCTCTCAATGCCGCCCTCTGGATCGCCGCCAGCGAAGATCCGCAGAGCGTGCTGCCGAAAGCGGTCGAGGCTTTTCATGCCTTGGCGGCAGGTCTGCTTGTGGAGCGTTTGTGA
- a CDS encoding PepSY domain-containing protein, which translates to MKKIVFAAAILGASALAAFAQTTPAPSPDGNTPAVATPDTKNPTAPVEGANSFTEAQAKDRIAEAGYTDVKDLKLDDKGIWMAAGMKDGKAVSIALDYQGNIVAK; encoded by the coding sequence ATGAAGAAGATCGTCTTTGCGGCGGCAATTCTCGGCGCGTCTGCCCTTGCAGCCTTTGCCCAGACAACACCGGCTCCATCTCCGGATGGAAACACACCTGCGGTTGCAACCCCAGACACCAAAAATCCGACTGCGCCCGTTGAGGGCGCCAACAGCTTTACCGAAGCTCAGGCGAAGGATCGCATTGCGGAAGCGGGCTACACCGACGTCAAGGATCTCAAGCTCGATGACAAGGGGATCTGGATGGCCGCCGGCATGAAGGACGGGAAAGCCGTCTCCATCGCCCTCGACTATCAAGGCAACATCGTCGCCAAGTAA
- a CDS encoding RNA polymerase sigma factor, with product MMKSSGSTEAVRIEDLDDAGLVEHARQLDPAAFWLIIKRHNQRLHRVARAVLNDDTEAEDVLQETYIHAFTHLAEFRAEARLSTWLTRIALNEALGRRRKRRPTVDAKAIEGMVAPFSAHKPDPEEAAALAEIRGLLERAVSDLPEPFRIVFVLRDVEEMSIEETAFLLALRPQTVSTRLYRARRLLRETLRDKLATVFTDTFLFAGARCDRLAQSVLDRLAIRLVRKATHLLNAATERA from the coding sequence ATGATGAAGTCGAGCGGATCCACCGAGGCAGTGAGGATCGAGGACCTTGACGACGCGGGGTTGGTTGAACACGCGCGACAGCTTGACCCCGCCGCATTCTGGCTAATCATCAAGCGTCACAATCAGCGGCTTCACCGGGTCGCCCGCGCCGTCCTGAATGACGACACCGAGGCGGAGGACGTACTTCAGGAAACCTACATCCACGCCTTCACCCATCTGGCCGAATTCCGCGCGGAGGCGCGGCTTTCGACCTGGCTCACCCGGATCGCGCTGAACGAGGCGCTGGGACGCCGCCGGAAAAGGCGACCCACCGTAGACGCGAAAGCCATCGAAGGCATGGTCGCTCCGTTCAGCGCACACAAGCCTGATCCCGAAGAGGCGGCCGCTCTCGCTGAAATCCGCGGTCTGCTGGAGCGAGCCGTCAGTGACTTGCCAGAGCCCTTTCGCATCGTCTTTGTCTTGCGGGACGTCGAGGAAATGAGCATTGAGGAAACGGCTTTTCTTTTGGCATTGCGACCTCAGACAGTGAGCACCCGTCTTTATCGCGCACGCCGGCTGCTCCGCGAAACGCTGCGGGACAAGCTCGCCACCGTGTTCACGGATACGTTTCTCTTCGCTGGCGCTCGTTGTGACCGCCTCGCGCAATCAGTCCTCGATCGGCTCGCAATTCGCCTGGTTCGAAAGGCTACTCATCTGTTGAACGCGGCGACTGAGCGCGCCTAG
- a CDS encoding ATP-dependent Clp protease proteolytic subunit — MREAMQLVPMVIEQSSRGERSFDIYSRLLRERIIFLNGEVNDTVSALVCAQLLFLEAENPKKPINLYINSPGGVVTSGLAMYDTMRFIRAPVHTLCMGTARSMGSFLLMAGEAGGRAALPNASILIHQPSGGFQGQASDMMIHAEEILKTKQRMTRLYAEHCGRSYEDFERGMDRDRFMTAEEALEWGLIDRILKVREDEIPD; from the coding sequence ATGCGCGAAGCGATGCAACTCGTCCCTATGGTCATAGAACAATCCAGCAGAGGGGAGCGGTCTTTTGACATTTACTCCCGCCTTCTGCGCGAACGCATCATCTTTCTCAACGGCGAGGTCAACGATACCGTTTCCGCTCTGGTCTGCGCGCAGTTGCTGTTTCTTGAGGCCGAGAATCCAAAGAAGCCGATCAATCTTTACATCAATTCTCCGGGCGGCGTCGTGACCAGCGGCCTCGCCATGTACGACACCATGCGCTTTATCCGCGCGCCGGTTCATACGCTTTGCATGGGCACAGCCCGTTCCATGGGATCGTTCCTGCTGATGGCCGGCGAGGCCGGCGGAAGAGCTGCTTTGCCCAATGCCAGTATCCTCATTCACCAGCCATCCGGTGGCTTCCAAGGGCAGGCTTCCGACATGATGATTCATGCCGAAGAAATTCTGAAGACCAAGCAGCGCATGACGCGGCTCTACGCGGAGCATTGCGGACGCTCCTATGAAGACTTTGAGCGCGGAATGGATCGCGACCGCTTCATGACGGCGGAAGAAGCATTGGAATGGGGTCTTATCGACCGTATTCTGAAGGTTCGGGAAGACGAAATTCCCGATTGA
- a CDS encoding BON domain-containing protein gives MKFGPDNYNHEERCSQGHSSASTIATIEATLSADPDIDSSAIEIRMLGPVVLLEGFITKAADRDKAISLAAMIVGWENVQDRMLSRFPTQ, from the coding sequence ATGAAGTTCGGCCCCGATAACTACAATCACGAAGAGCGCTGCTCGCAAGGCCACAGTTCGGCATCCACCATCGCCACAATCGAAGCGACCCTTTCCGCCGATCCGGATATCGACAGCAGTGCCATCGAGATCAGGATGCTCGGCCCTGTCGTCCTGCTCGAAGGCTTTATAACCAAGGCCGCAGACCGCGACAAAGCCATCTCGCTTGCTGCGATGATCGTTGGCTGGGAGAACGTCCAGGACCGGATGCTGAGCCGTTTTCCCACGCAGTAG
- a CDS encoding general stress protein translates to MRTVTGLFDDYSDARSAVSKLEAAGVPSNDISIVSNKAGRIDRDNDVGEDAATGAGIGAAVGGAGGLLTGLGLMAIPGVGPVVAAGWLAATAAGAVAGAVAGGAAGGLIGALTDSGVPEDDAHLYAEGVRRGGSLVTAKVDDARASEAQAILQGSNWVDPVERRRAYNEQGWTRFDDTLDPYAPEQIAQERDRYRRTI, encoded by the coding sequence ATGAGAACTGTAACCGGACTATTCGACGACTACTCGGACGCTCGCTCCGCCGTCAGCAAATTGGAAGCGGCAGGCGTTCCCTCAAACGACATCAGTATCGTCTCCAACAAGGCTGGCCGCATCGATCGCGACAATGACGTTGGCGAGGATGCCGCAACGGGGGCCGGCATCGGCGCTGCCGTCGGCGGCGCCGGCGGCCTGCTCACCGGACTGGGCCTGATGGCCATTCCCGGTGTCGGGCCGGTGGTTGCCGCAGGCTGGCTTGCCGCGACTGCGGCCGGGGCTGTCGCCGGCGCCGTCGCCGGCGGTGCCGCTGGCGGCCTGATCGGTGCCCTCACCGACTCCGGCGTCCCGGAAGACGATGCTCACCTCTATGCCGAAGGTGTCCGCCGCGGCGGCAGCCTGGTCACGGCCAAGGTCGACGACGCACGCGCCTCCGAGGCGCAGGCAATTCTCCAGGGTTCAAACTGGGTCGACCCGGTCGAACGCCGGCGTGCCTATAACGAGCAGGGATGGACCCGCTTCGACGACACGCTCGATCCATACGCCCCTGAGCAGATCGCGCAGGAGCGCGACCGGTATCGCCGGACGATCTAA
- a CDS encoding SRPBCC family protein, with translation MNDGKAKEHKDGIEMEFDLDEPPQKVWRAISIPEFRENWLPKDALADPTPATITPGEEVRYSLRDDAPPFLESTVTFTIVPNATGGTRLRIIHELTDARLDRMAKTPANGNSPPLMLAA, from the coding sequence ATGAACGATGGAAAGGCCAAGGAGCACAAAGACGGCATCGAAATGGAATTCGATCTGGATGAACCGCCGCAAAAGGTCTGGCGTGCAATCAGCATTCCGGAATTTCGGGAAAACTGGTTGCCGAAAGACGCTTTAGCCGATCCCACCCCGGCCACGATCACACCTGGCGAGGAAGTCCGTTATAGCCTGCGCGACGACGCTCCACCTTTCCTTGAAAGCACGGTGACGTTCACGATCGTCCCGAACGCGACCGGCGGCACCCGCCTGCGCATCATCCACGAGCTAACCGACGCGAGGCTTGACCGGATGGCGAAAACGCCAGCGAACGGCAACAGTCCGCCCCTCATGCTCGCCGCCTGA